In a single window of the Rhinoraja longicauda isolate Sanriku21f chromosome 10, sRhiLon1.1, whole genome shotgun sequence genome:
- the sel1l gene encoding protein sel-1 homolog 1: MTGNRTGKLCIWLLLLASRLKPLLGDVQEIDESLESKSDQQSEHIDQSAGTRVVAGQIMDSTEDFGESKSDDEAASEDVNPEIDVQKAIGGTADGELCVFPFLFTDREYLSCTTDGRDDDRLWCATTNNFNQDKKWGFCETDEEASQRKFAQEAEKIYHTGMKLINGTSRKNLKKEGYQILVKAADMGSTKAMEKVGYAMLLGDYLQLDIGTAKNDFEMLAALGSPKGQTALGFIYASGVGVHSSQAKALVFYTFGALGGNLLSHMILGYRYWAGIGVPQSCESALTHYKLVANYVASDVSLTGGNVVQRIRLLDEAENSGVSSGMLEDDLIQYYQFLAEKGDVQAQVGLGQLHLHGGRGVEHNNQRAFDYFNQAAATGNAHAMAFLGKMYSEGSSAVPQNNDTAFHYFKKSADMGNPVGQSGLGMAYLYGKGVQVNHELALKYFQKAAEQGWVDGQLQLGSMYYNGVGVKRDYKQALKYFNLASQAGHILAFYNLAQMHAVGSGVIRSCHTAVELFKNVCERGRWSERLMSAYSSYKDGDTDSALVQYLLLAEQGYEVAQSNAAFILDQKEAKIFGDNETYPRALLHWNRAAAQGYTVARIKLGDYHFYGYGTDIDYETAVIHYRLASEQQHSAQAMFNLGYMHEKGLGIKQDIYLAKRFYDMAAETSPDAQVPVFLALCKLGMIYSMDYLSETKLREMWIQIDLDALLGPEWDLYLMTILALLLGTVIAYRQRQQQPRLRPPEHQPQQ; encoded by the exons ATGACCGGGAACCGGACAGGCAAGCTGTGCATCTGGCTGCTCCTCTTGGCGTCGAGGCTCAAGCCGCTCTTAGGGG ATGTACAAGAGATTGATGAGTCCCTGGAGTCAAAG TCAGATCAACAGAGTGAACACATAGACCAGTCAGCAGGAACTAGAGTTGTTGCTGGGCAGATCATGGACTCCACAGAAGACTTTGGAGAAAGTAAATCTGATGATGAAGCTGCATCAGAAGATGTAAACCCAGAAATAGATGTTCAAAAAG CAATTGGTGGCACTGCTGACGGTGAATTGTGTGTGTTTCCCTTCCTGTTCACGGACCGGGAGTACCTAAGCTGTACTACCGATGGAAGAGATGATGACAGACTCTGGTGTGCAACAACCAACAACTTTAATCAGGACAAGAAATGGGGATTTTGTGAAA CTGATGAAGAAGCCAGTCAAAGGAAGTTTGCACAGGAAGCCGAGAAAATTTATCATACGGGAATGAAACTGATTAATGGCACAAGTAGAAAAAATCTAAAGAAAGA AGGCTATCAAATACTTGTGAAAGCAGCTGACATGGGGAGTACCAAGGCCATGGAGAAAGTTGGCTATGCCATGCTACTGGGCGATTACCTGCAATTGGACATTGGAACTGCAAAGAATGACTTTGAAATGCTTGCTGCGCTGGGGTCGCCAAAAGGTCAAACA GCACTTGGATTCATTTATGCATCTGGTGTGGGTGTCCATTCAAGTCAAGCCAAG GCATTGGTATTTTACACGtttggagcacttggaggaaacctgtTGTCACACATGATTTTG GGTTATAGGTATTGGGCTGGCATCGGAGTTCCACAGAGCTGTGAATCTGCACTAACTCATTACAAGCTGGTGGCGAATTATG TTGCCAGTGACGTGTCTTTGACTGGTGGTAATGTTGTTCAGAGAATTCGTCTTCTTGATGAAGCTGAGAACTCTGGTGTTAGCAGTGGAATGCTGGAAGATGATTTAATTCAATATTACCAATTCCTGGCTGAAAAGGGAGATGTCCAAGCACAG GTTGGACTTGGTCAATTACACCTACATGGAGGACGAGGTGTGGAACATAATAATCAG AGAGCCTTTGACTATTTCAATCAGGCAGCTGCCACTGGAAATGCTCACGCAATGGCTTTTCTTGGGAAA ATGTATTCAGAGGGTAGTAGTGCTGTACCCCAGAACAATGACACTGCTTTTCATTACTTCAAGAAGTCGGCAGACATG GGTAATCCTGTTGGACAAAGTGGCCTAGGAATGGCTTACTTGTACGGAAAAGGGGTCCAAGTG AATCATGAGTTGGCGCTGAAGTACTTCCAGAAAGCTGCTGAACAGGGCTGGGTGGATGGACAGCTTCAGTTGGGCTCCATGTATTACA ATGGCGTAGGTGTGAAGAGAGATTACAAACAAGCCCTGAAGTATTTTAACCTCGCTTCACAAGCAGGACACATACTGGCTTTTTATAACTTGGCTCAGATGCATGCAGTAGGCAGTGGTGTGATTCGATCTTGTCACACAGCTGTTGAG TTGTTCAAAAACGTCTGTGAACGaggtcgctggtcggaacggctGATGTCTGCATACAGCAGCTATAAGGATGGCGACACtgattctgcattggtgcagtacttgTTATTGGCTGAGCAAGGGTACGAGGTGGCCCAGAGCAATGCCGCCTTCATTCTGGATCAAA AGGAAGCTAAAATTTTTGGTGATAATGAGACTTATCCACGAGCACTACTCCACTGGAATAGAGCAGCAGCACAAG gttACACAGTTGCAAGAATCAAGCTTGGAGATTATCACTTCTATGGCTATGGCACAGACATTGACTATGAAACTGCCGTAATTCATTATAGACTTGCCTCTGAACAGCAGCACAGTGCACAAGCAATGTTTAACTTGGGCTACATGCACGAAAAGGGTTTGGGAATTAAACAG GATATCTATCTTGCGAAGCGGTTTTATGACATGGCTGCAGAGACGAGTCCTGATGCTCAAGTTCCTGTCTTCCTCGCCCTCTGTAAACTGGGAATGATCTACTCAATGGACTACCTGAGTGAAACCAAA